One Mixta gaviniae genomic window carries:
- the wbjC gene encoding UDP-2-acetamido-2,6-beta-L-arabino-hexul-4-ose reductase — translation MKKVLVTGAGGFIGKNLLAALKERHIQVVTHLHSDAIELLEDKVKNVDFIYHLAGVNRPLENNEFVTSNIDFTQMLINCIAKVNRGVAVVYSSSIQAQQDNPYGLSKRKAEELLAQAEDAGLVKSYIYRLPGVFGKWCRPNYNSVVATFCHNIINQIPLRIDNPAHQLELVYIDDVVSEFIGHLDDAGSETGFKKIAVTYTVTLQELADKLQQFHASRSTLITESVGTGLNRALYATYLSYLDPARFSYSVPVYKDERGAFSEILKTPEHGQFSFFTAKPGVTRGGHYHHSKNEKFVVLQGKALFKFENIITGEIYETVKTSAETEVVETVPGWAHNIKNIGEDDLIVMLWANEIFDRDKPDTFSWSM, via the coding sequence ATGAAAAAGGTACTTGTTACCGGTGCAGGGGGTTTTATCGGGAAAAACCTCCTGGCAGCATTGAAAGAACGTCATATTCAGGTTGTTACGCATCTTCATTCTGATGCTATCGAATTACTTGAAGATAAAGTAAAGAACGTTGATTTCATTTACCACTTAGCGGGCGTTAATCGCCCGTTAGAAAATAACGAATTCGTTACTTCAAATATCGATTTTACGCAAATGCTGATTAACTGCATCGCCAAAGTGAACAGAGGCGTTGCGGTAGTTTATTCTTCCTCGATACAGGCTCAGCAGGATAACCCCTATGGGCTGAGCAAGAGAAAAGCTGAAGAGTTATTAGCGCAAGCCGAAGATGCCGGCTTAGTTAAAAGCTATATTTATCGTCTGCCTGGCGTGTTCGGAAAATGGTGTCGCCCTAATTATAATTCTGTAGTGGCCACTTTCTGTCATAATATTATCAATCAAATTCCTCTTCGTATCGATAATCCTGCTCATCAGCTTGAATTGGTTTATATTGATGACGTTGTGTCAGAATTCATCGGGCATCTGGACGACGCTGGCTCTGAAACAGGATTTAAAAAAATAGCGGTTACCTATACCGTTACATTACAGGAATTAGCAGACAAGCTACAGCAGTTCCACGCCTCCAGAAGCACCCTTATTACTGAGTCAGTGGGTACTGGTCTGAATCGCGCGCTCTATGCAACCTATCTGAGTTATCTCGATCCGGCGCGTTTTTCCTATTCAGTACCCGTTTATAAAGATGAACGGGGAGCCTTTAGCGAAATTCTGAAGACACCTGAGCATGGACAATTTTCGTTTTTTACAGCTAAGCCTGGTGTGACGCGTGGTGGTCATTACCATCACAGTAAAAATGAAAAATTCGTTGTCCTGCAGGGAAAAGCGCTGTTCAAATTTGAAAATATTATTACCGGTGAGATTTACGAGACGGTAAAAACGTCTGCAGAGACCGAGGTGGTCGAAACGGTCCCGGGCTGGGCCCATAACATTAAAAATATCGGTGAAGATGATTTGATTGTTATGCTATGGGCAAATGAGATTTTTGATCGAGATAAACCTGATACTTTCAGTTGGAGTATGTAA
- a CDS encoding polysaccharide biosynthesis protein, which translates to MFESKILLITGGTGSFGNAVLDRFLETDIAEIRIFSRDEKKQDDMRKRYKNPKLKFYLGDVRDYQSIANAMRGVDFVFHAAALKQVPSCEFYPLEAVKTNVLGTENVIEAAINYEVKRVVCLSTDKAVYPINAMGISKAMMEKIMVAKARNINGSGTVVCGTRYGNVMASRGSVIPLFVNQVINNEPVTITDPEMTRFMMSLEDAVDLVLHAFVHGNNGDIFVQKAPASTVGVLAQAITEIMSKPGYTIKVIGTRHGEKLYETLLTREEMLHAEDQGDYYRIPADNRDLNYDKYFAEGEKKISEIVDYNSHNTTRLDLEGTKQLLLKLKFMQEIVKGNLVQPEH; encoded by the coding sequence ATGTTTGAATCAAAAATTCTACTCATCACTGGCGGTACCGGCTCTTTTGGCAATGCTGTTTTAGATCGCTTCCTGGAGACGGATATCGCTGAAATCCGTATCTTTAGCCGCGATGAGAAAAAACAGGATGATATGCGTAAGCGTTACAAAAATCCTAAGCTGAAATTTTATTTAGGTGACGTGCGCGATTACCAAAGCATCGCTAACGCCATGCGCGGTGTAGATTTTGTGTTCCATGCTGCTGCATTGAAACAGGTGCCGTCGTGTGAGTTTTACCCGCTTGAGGCGGTTAAAACGAACGTTCTGGGCACCGAGAACGTTATCGAAGCGGCGATTAACTATGAAGTTAAGCGTGTGGTCTGCTTAAGTACCGATAAAGCGGTCTATCCCATCAATGCTATGGGCATTTCCAAAGCGATGATGGAAAAAATTATGGTGGCTAAGGCCCGAAACATTAATGGTAGCGGAACCGTTGTTTGCGGTACGCGCTATGGTAACGTGATGGCGTCACGCGGTTCAGTCATCCCTTTGTTTGTTAATCAGGTCATTAATAACGAACCAGTTACCATTACCGATCCAGAAATGACGCGCTTCATGATGAGTCTTGAAGATGCGGTAGATTTAGTTCTTCACGCGTTCGTTCATGGCAATAACGGCGATATCTTTGTCCAGAAAGCGCCTGCTTCAACGGTAGGTGTGTTAGCGCAGGCAATTACTGAGATAATGAGTAAGCCGGGTTATACGATCAAAGTGATCGGGACTCGCCATGGTGAAAAACTGTATGAAACCCTTCTTACGCGCGAAGAGATGCTACATGCGGAAGATCAGGGTGATTATTACCGCATTCCTGCTGACAACCGTGATTTGAATTATGATAAATACTTTGCCGAAGGCGAGAAAAAGATTTCTGAAATTGTAGATTATAATTCCCATAATACTACGCGTCTGGATCTTGAAGGTACTAAACAGTTATTGCTCAAGCTGAAGTTTATGCAGGAAATCGTAAAAGGTAACTTAGTACAGCCGGAGCATTGA
- the wecB gene encoding non-hydrolyzing UDP-N-acetylglucosamine 2-epimerase — MGKKLRVLSVVGTRPEIIRLSAVLNKLDQYCDHYIAHTGQNYDYELNEVFFNDLSVKKPDFFLNAAGDNAAATIGNIIIKVDELLSELKPEALLILGDTNSCLAALAAKRKKIPVFHMEAGNRCFDQRVPEEINRKIVDHISDINMTYSDIAREYLLAEGISPDRVIKTGSPMFEVINQHREKIERSDVLSRLSIEKNGFFVVSAHREENVDSSVNIHKLADILNAVAEKYNLPVIVSTHPRTRKRFEENNIQFDERVQLLKPLGFIDYIKLQIEAKAVLSDSGTITEESSILNFSALNIREAHERPEGMEEASVIMTGLSVERVMQALSILEDQPSGDTRLLRPVNDYSMPNVSDKVLRIIHSYTDYVNRVVWKHY, encoded by the coding sequence ATGGGAAAGAAACTTCGTGTTTTAAGTGTGGTCGGCACCCGTCCTGAAATTATCAGGCTTTCAGCCGTGCTTAATAAACTAGACCAGTATTGCGATCACTATATTGCTCATACAGGTCAGAATTATGATTATGAATTAAACGAGGTTTTTTTCAACGATCTCTCTGTTAAGAAGCCCGACTTTTTCCTGAATGCGGCCGGCGATAATGCAGCTGCAACGATAGGTAATATCATTATTAAGGTTGATGAGCTGCTTAGTGAATTAAAACCTGAGGCTCTACTTATTCTTGGTGATACCAATAGCTGCCTCGCCGCGTTAGCGGCGAAAAGGAAAAAAATCCCTGTTTTTCATATGGAAGCAGGAAACAGATGTTTCGATCAGCGCGTTCCAGAGGAAATTAACCGCAAAATCGTCGACCATATATCAGATATCAATATGACTTACTCTGATATAGCCCGTGAGTATCTTTTAGCTGAAGGGATCAGCCCGGATCGCGTAATTAAAACCGGCAGCCCTATGTTTGAAGTGATTAATCAGCATCGCGAAAAAATCGAACGGTCAGATGTGCTGAGCCGCCTTTCAATTGAAAAGAATGGCTTTTTTGTCGTTAGCGCGCACAGGGAAGAGAATGTTGACAGCAGTGTGAATATTCATAAACTTGCCGATATTCTTAATGCTGTAGCGGAAAAATATAATCTTCCGGTTATTGTTTCTACCCATCCCAGAACGCGTAAACGTTTTGAAGAAAACAACATTCAATTTGATGAACGTGTTCAGCTTCTTAAACCCTTAGGCTTTATCGACTATATTAAATTACAAATTGAAGCCAAAGCCGTTCTGTCTGATAGCGGGACGATTACCGAAGAGTCCTCTATTCTTAACTTTTCGGCCTTAAATATTCGCGAAGCGCATGAACGTCCAGAAGGTATGGAAGAAGCCTCTGTCATTATGACCGGTTTGAGCGTTGAACGTGTTATGCAGGCTTTATCTATCCTTGAAGATCAGCCCTCCGGCGATACCCGGCTGCTGCGTCCTGTCAATGATTACAGTATGCCTAATGTTTCTGATAAGGTTTTACGTATTATTCATAGTTATACGGACTATGTTAATCGCGTGGTATGGAAACACTATTAA